The window atattaattaagTGGTGGGTTTACATTGATACAACAGAAAATTATGTCTATTACTATAAGGAATCATTGAAAAAATTAAAGCGATATTCTCACATCATATTTACAACTATGGCCACTAACGTTTgaggtacaaaaaaatattcatattttttttattgtgaatggCTTGAAAAGTTGTGAATTAAGTTATCGGGTTGGGGACCAACCAAATTATTGGCCACTGGGCCCTTGTGCCACAAATTAGTAATTTTCTTgggacaatttattttttttatcaagtacaTTTTAAGTAGAATCAGGTTATGCTTTTTCagggtttaaaatttaaaacacttgATTAAGGAATTCTGTGTGGTGCTTTATCCTTTGGGTTTTTGCTGGCTGCTCGATCACCGCTAGTTATTCAGGGCTGCACAGTCTCTTACCCCACTCTGCATCAGCGCCGCTAGAGATTTACTCCGCCTTGTTGCATCTAAGGCACGATTTACCCCGTGCCGGCAGCGTGCTTTTAGACGTGCCACCGTGGCATCTCGGCTCGCTCAGTAGGACACCAGCATTGTGTTTCGACATGGCCCCATGACGAGTGCACCACCGACCTCACCAGAGGGAAATTTATTGGCTCCTCCTCGAACTTTAATAGCCCCCGGACTATCATCGCTTTTGCCATGCTGCAGCACCTCGGAAACTATTGGTAAATTTAAGCAATATGTTTACCCCTCCCCACTTCTACAATGGATGATACCCTCCGCAGCCTACTTATTTCTGTACGGCCACTGTGAATCCTCTGTCAGCCAAAATTTAAACTGCTTGGTCTAGCCACTATGCTTGCTTTCACGTCCTGTACACACTATTTCTCGACCACTTGGACAACTAAATTCAGACTCTTGTGTGTCAATACCGCGCTGCACGTACCGTCTTCAGGCCTTTTGGCCAGAAATTGCTAACCCATCTTACTTTCTTCCACTGCCCTGGGAGCCTTCCACTCTTACTTAGCAGTATTGTGTCAGCGAGCATGCGTGACTGTTTTACTTCCCACCTCCCCATCCGCCTTACTGGATCTCCGGACCAAGCTCTCCATGTCACAGTCAGCTTCCTCCCCAGAGTCTACCTCCACACCGGTAAGTGCGAAACACCAACCCTATTTTGTTCTAAAATATTAACGAATTTGTCCCCTTGGTATTTATATCTTTTTGCCTCATGTTAAAAAGGAAATATCAACGCTTTGTTATGGACTTCTGAAAGATCAACAAAAAAACTACCCATGGATTCCTCCCACTCCTGGAAAACTAATCGTCACACTATCTCTGTGTGGTTACAGTTGCTGGAGTTCAACAAGACGAGGAAGATGGAGGGACTATGCTGCGATATGTACTCTTCGCTGGTATACAATAGCGTGGCCTTCAACAAAAAGAACTAACTACCACATGATGTTTGTGGTTCCAGCAGCTGGAATAGGAAAGAATGAGGGACCAGGAGCGACTTTGCCGCGAATTGAACTCCGTGAACTTATACAGCAACGCAGCCTACAACCAGGAGAACTAATCATCACACTATCTCTGGTGATGTACTGCAGCATGCTCTACAAGTAGACACCCTAATTCCATGGGATGTATTGGTTCCAGATGGCGGAGTCCAAAAGACCAAGAGACCTGGGGATCTCAGCCGCGATCTGGAATGCAAGGTGGTGCAGGGCAGCGTGCCCTACAGCCAGAGGCCCTAACTACCCCATCATGTATGTGGTTCCAGTTGCTGGAATTCAACAGAACGGGGGACAGGGAGCGACTGTGCCGCGCCATGAACGTCAGGTTGGAATACGGCAGCGCGGCCTTGAAGCAGAAGGACATCTCGCTGTGCTCCGACCTGGCGCAGCTGTTCCGCGTGGGCTGCCTCGACCACGCCGAGCTGGCGTCGCTGCTGCTGTGCGCCGGGCTGCCCGTCAACTCGCCCGACCACGACGGCGGCACGCTCCTCCACGGGGCGGCGGCGTGCGGGCGCCTGGCGATGGCGCGGTGGCTGGTGGCGCGCGGCGCCCACGTCGATGCCGTGGGCTTGTACGAGTGGACACCGCTCATGTACGCGGCGGAGAACGGCCACCTGGAGATGGTGCGGTACCTGGTGCAGGTCGGTGCCAACACCACCATCAGGGACGAGGACGGCTACAACGCCCTGTACTACGCTCGGGCGCCGGAGGTGGAGCGCTACCTGGAGCAGTTGCCGCAGTAGCACATCGGTGTAGCCGGCAGGGGGGACACACAACACCTTGTTTCTTATTGTTTTATTAGTGGTTTCGACACGTTTACGTAACCATCCGGCTGGGCCACAAAATGCCGTTAGTGGGCAATTTACACACCACtcttaattttaaacaatatcaCAATAGAAAAACTATTTGTGAGCCATATTGTATTGTTTATTTACAAAGTATATGGTTTTACTAACACAGTCCTATATATGCTTAATCGTGTTTATTCACGGATTTGGTTTTCTAATATGATAAATCTGTTGCgaagtattgtaatttttttttcaggacttGAATCAGTTTTTGATAATCTGCCATAAAATTCTATTTTCACAGTTGAAAATCCTATAACGGCGCGTGATCACTACGAAGACTAGCCAGTTCAGTGCCTCGCacatagaggcgaagaggcgcgtGAAGCTCGATTCAGTGCCGCCCTTAGCGCCCTTTGCTTCTAGAACTCGTGCGCCTAGCCAGGCGGACGCTACTTTTAATCACGTGTCTTTATTTGGAGCGACATTTAGCTTTGAATATCTCCTTGTGTGTTAATCATTTTCCAACTTCTTAAATAATACACAGCatttttatctttttaatttaaatggCCATAATTAAGAGATACATTTAAATtctgaatatttaaatattcaaacatTATTTCCTTATTTGTGTTTCGATAGAAAAACGCAAATattgcaaaatgaaaaaaaaaattacctcaaaaatTTAGGTAatgtaataaatgttattaatgatttactgagAAACATTCAGATACATTGTTCACAAATGAGTTTGAGATTATATGTATTACGTTAAGAAAATCAGTCAattctattatttatattttaaaattgattttatggtTTGTTTGCCCAAAATCATGGAAACATTTAACGAAAGCTACCTACATAATGTTCATCTTATATCTCAAACAACAAATGCAATCAAGAACagtgtattaaaattattaattaacttcccaattgtgTCAAAACAGcaataaattgattttaaattgtaaaaatatatcaAACTGAAAATAATTCATTGTTGCTAATGCAGGAGACACGAGACAGATCACGTAAAATCGAGAACTCTGTTTGATGTAATTAAAGAAGTGCTCAACCTTAAACACATTCCAACAAAtggatataaaatatatttattacaaaaaatgatcataaacattttaagtataaAGGAGGACTGGGGATTTTCTCAGCAAAGCAGTATGACTGTTCTGAatgatgtactttttttttgtatgcagtTAAGAGAACAGAAATGCTGccaaacattgatgaataaataacaatatttcgtGTAGTgtgaatttataaattaaaatcttCATTGTACAGGCAccattatttaaaatcaatatttcaAGCTTGACAGAATTCGCGATAAAGAAGTGatcacaagtggtataaagatgtGGGTTTTTGATACTGAACTATTGCAAGAAAATGGACAAATttgatttttattgaaaaaaagtaTCCACTATCCGTGAAAATGGCAACGTAGAAAAGAGCTTGCATGAGCAAATAGCTCAGTGCAAGTCGCTAACACAGTTAAATGTCATTTGTGCAGAGATCTGGTAAAACTATTACGAGATAAAGATACCTATGTGTTATTGCTTGTGATATGTTTATGGTATAGAGGAGAATGGGGGGATATGGCATGGCAGGCAAAATGACTCATGGCAGTTTCTCGTCAAGTCTCTGCAAGTGTGCGTGAATGGTGCTGCGCTCTTGTATTACTCCCTTAGACTGCCTGCTCAAAAGGCGGACCTATGAAGTGTCGGAGTTGtagtcggctctagtatctgagtgaagCTCTCTGCAAGACCCAAAAAGGGCgtgtgatgcgaatatatagcctctcccgcttacggcaacccatagccttctcgtggcgccagtgtttaaacaaatatgggcaATGCCGGGGGTGCCCACTCCTCAGACTTCCTCGGTATGTCGGAACGGGAATTCTGGTGGATTAGTAAGTTGGGGGTAGGTGACTACGATTTGCCTCTGCAGAAAGTCCACTGGGGGGTTTTGGATCCCCAAatcctaggtggtgtctcaaagcatcGGATTCAAAGTGAAGAATCCAGgatgcatatggaatagcgaagggtgGCAGCGTGGCGGGGTTTCGCTCCCTGTCCgggcacccgggctctggcaaagctgtaaccttcgggcggtgGATAGTCCAAGGGTCGGCAATAAGGGCAATCCTTGGTATGGTGTTACCAtacctacccgggctctggcaaagctgtaaccttcgggcgggggATATGCTGATATTGAAGTACCCAAGGACATCCAAGTCCGGATTAGGGGGTGCTCTCCCGCTATGAGGCTGCctgggaaagcactatacctgaagatgaagggtgccatgggactgatcctttactgtgatagttccctgctgagatttcctcaaatggctcaggatcaggattggagtaggaaaacgtggtggtagtggtcctcctatgcttggagaacactccgaagggtccccgccctgttgacgagtggaagtgttgagctacttaagctcgggtactagcctgctgagctagtagaggttggataggcctcagctggatcacgagtaactgggtgaccgaggggtcccagggatgtgagaggtatggttccgtgtcgttgctactcagatccctcagagggggctggctctgttggaggtcagggggtggacggcggagctgggggtggGTCGGTGGgaccgaagttgggatgggtctcctcaacctctcgacctagctggGCACTccccagtaacatgccgcgattggaaatggcgtatcTATTTCTCGGTTCTAGGAACCCATGTCAGACTCTGgaaacagtgtctggcatgtaaaagaaccatctttctcctaaccggGATCATGCCCTAACGGGATTATCTGCCTGGGGGAGTTATGATGTAATTTTGAGATGTGAATCTTTGAATCTGCCTGCTCAAAGTACTGGCTTAAGGGTCTTGCGCCTCACTGGGTTACCCGTCGACCCAGTGGGACGAAGAGCGGACCTATGACGTGTTGGAGCTGTAGTCGGttctagtatctgagtgatgctCTCAGCAAGATCCAAAAAGGGCGTGTGATGCGAACatatagcctctcccgcttacggcaCCTCCTTCTCGTGGTGTCAGTGTTTTAACAAATATGGGAAATGCCGGGGGTGCCCACTCCTCAGACTTCCTCGGTATGTCGGAACGGGAATTCTGGTGGACTAGTAAGCTGTGGGTAGGTGACTACGCCTTGATCCTGCAGAAAATCCACTggggggttttggacccccaaaccctaggtggtgtctcaaagcatcggattcaacgtgaagaatccaagatgcatatggaatagcgaagggtgGTAGCGCGGTGGGGGTTCACTCCCGGTCCGGGCACCCGGGCCCTGGCAAGGCTGTAACCTTTGGGCGGTGGATCGTCTAAGGGACAGTAATTAAGGCAATCTTTGGTTTGGTGTTACCttacctacccgggctctggcacagctgtaaccttcgggcgggagATATGCTGATATTGAAGATCCCAAGGACACCCATGTCCGGATTCGGGGGTGCTCTGCCGCCGTGAGGCTGCCTGGGAATgcactatacctgaagatgaagggGCCACGGGAatgatcctttactgtgatagttccctgctgagatttcctctaatggctcaggatcaggattggagtaggaaaacatggtggtagtggtcctcttatgcttggagaacactccaaggggtccccgccctgctgacgagtggaagtgttgaactacttaagctcgggtactagcctgctgagccagtagaggttggataggcctcagctggatcacgagtaatgggtgaccgaggggtcccagggatgtgagaggtatggttccgtgtcgtagctactcagatcccacagagggggctggctctgttggaggtctgggggtgaacggcggagctgggggtgggtcggtggggccgaagttggaatgggtctcctcaacctctcgacctagccgggcgctctccagtaacatgccgcgattggaaatggcgaatctatttcccggttctcggaacccatgttaggcactggtaacagtgtctggcaaGTAAAAGAtccatcatttatttatttatttatttatttattcatttcattccgtagaccccttacaaactgctggagttctgggatatggaacatgtcagttttatatacattaaaaaataacatatctaagatcagcgcttacacataaacccacagcaatacataaatacagtaatctatgtacaaaagaataacaaaagtatgtatagtatttgattacatatttagacaccatttcacatatacatttagcttgagactttattatatttgacagatttattaattttttttaatagtggatcttcttattatattatacaatactAAATATCAAATGTGAGATAAAAGTTATTGTATTACAAGAAGTATAATAAAATGTCAAACAGTTAGTATGTGAGAAATTCATCCACTGTATAGAATGTCTgagataaaagaaatattttaaggttcttctggaattttttattattttgtttgcttaGCTCTTTCAGACTCTCAGGTaacttattaaatagttttatgccTGAGAAAATTGCACCCTTCTGACTTAGCTTGAGTCTGTTAAGTGGCAAGTGGAGGTCATTTCTATTTCTGGTATTGTATGTGTGCACATCTGAGCTTTTTAAAAAGTAGTCAAAATTCTTTACTACAAATTTAattgtagaatatatatattgtgaagGAAAAGTAAGaatgttaagttttttgaataatgGTCTGCAAGAGTCCAGTTTTTTTGCTCCCGTCAAGTGCCTGGGGGAGTTTCGATGTTTTtagaggtgtgaacctaagtaCATGCCTGCTCAAaaggcgggagtggacctgaccctgcggggaaggtgattgtcccttgaggtgtcggagctgttgccggctctagaatccgagacatgatccaacaggttcccgGAATGGGtgtgcaaggatgcgaatatatagcctctccgcaccaagtggcaatcctctgcctccacgtgggcaccgctgttgggggcgaaTAGTGGCgaccatgttgggatgggtagcctcaacctctggtaatagcatcgccttaactgaagaggacaatgacgggcgtaaccctgccgcagtgcatcctcaatttcATGTATGGGACCAAAAAtggtggattggctgaatctgcgggcaacagcagattcgattgaaacctttctggggggggggggggagggggttcgactgccgagcctcggtTTCTCGGCCCAatagggccccatagtgaatttatcaggcctatggtaatggaaggACCATGAAGGGCGCCCCTGTGTTCgggtgcacccgggcttaaaaaagagctgtaaaccgcTCTATTAGGTGTGATTCGTTCCCCTAGttcagtggtcgggggaggtaccgaggcaaccccgaggccctcctgcGCACACACCATGGTTGTCATTTCTAGCCAGGGAttcctgcgatcgccgccggatgagttcaggcacttccgggccttaatcggctgtaaatctgccgggccgaggtacggcaggtcggagggtaatccgaggagacgaggacatcctgtggagtaactctgaaaagtggcagtcggttagcagcTGGTGAACAGTCTTCCTAatcaacgccaagttggtagtagtacaggaagaatccatgaaagattgaacagtgtcccgctgaggtttcctacaaggccctggattctgattgggtaggactcgtacttggtagtggtgctccgatcgcttggagcaggctccaaaggttccctagcctgatgcggagtcgacgttgtgagcgacgacacagctccggtactagcctggatagctacagaggttggataggcctccaccggaccacgggttcactgggtgttttgaggggtcccagtgtgatgtgggagattggggaaggcgccagtagtgctgataaagtcttagggcataggacacagccaactgtctggttagctgagtggggTGGAGGGGCTGAGGAGGCGACTATGCTGGTTTGGTGCCCCAGCCTCTGGTAGTcaccgaagctctaataccctcccaatcAACAATAGGGAGTGACCCCTAACAGTTCTGTATTTTAAAAGCTCAGGAATGTTTTAAAAGAGAACTGGTacgatactcccacactacccttcaagggcgcatattgggaggggaacgttgagaaatgccggccgcaaggtcggaatatatcTGCCTGCTCAAAAAGAGATATCGATAGTCGTACTCATGGCaaagttgtaaaatattttagttttcgcGATGTTCTCATGCAATTATTTGGTTGCAGTTTGGTAAAATTATCACTAAATGGATacagtagttgaaaacacatatCTTTTTTTGACATTTgctttataatttttaatcaaattacatttaaaattaatactaaaaatatgttacaaataATTTCTATACGATGTGTCAATATGGCACCCAAGGTTCGAGTGCATCATATTACCTCAATCACGCGCTACATTACCCAACATCAAATATTGTATTATATGGGTTactttatagttattttttttagtcttAGATGCCTGGTATTTATATGAGGCATTTTAATAGAGGCTTTTGGTCAGAAAAATCGTTAGTAGAGGCTATTAACGATGTTAAATCTGGGATTTCGATAAGACAGGGTGCGTTGAAGCACGGTATTCCGGATGCTACACTAGTCAGAAAAATGAAAGTGACAAAGCAAAATTAGGATGGCAAATGTTTGAGACAAACTTAGGTAGGTGACCTGCGTTCACTCAGTCAAGAAAATAAACTAACAGTTCATATTTTTCATCTAGCTAATTTATACTATGAATTGACACCTTACGAACTCAGAAAATTAGTGCTCCAATATTCTGAAGATGATAATATTCATAGCAACTTTTCAGGACAGGATTGGTAATACCTTTTCATGGAACAAAACCCTGAAATAAGTCTAAGAAAACCAGAGGGTTCAAGTTTCAACAGAATCACAGCTCTATTAATGAAGCATATTTTAAAACCTATTTTGACAACTTAGAAAATGTTTTGGCGAAAAACAAGTTAACAGAAAATAGTTTTAAACATTGATGAGACAGGAATAATCACAGTTCATTAACTTCCAACACAACTCTggccaaaaatttaaaacatcttGGGTCAAGAATTTCGTTCGAATACTGTAACAACTATATGTGCATTCAGGGCTTCTGGTACAAATGTACCTCCAAATACATCTCACAGGCTTCGGCTACTTGACATGACCTTTTTCGACCCATTAAAACATTCACTCAACAGGGAAAGTGACTCATTCTCGAAAAATTCAAAAGAAAATCTGAGAATTAAGTAATTTGACTGGTTGAATATTTTTACCATGCGTACTTCAAGCGGCAACAATAGAAAACGCCCGGTCAAGATTCAGAGTAGCGGGAATATTTTCTTTGAACAGGTAAAAGTTTATTGTGAACATTTTTAATATATCAGGGCATTGTTTCAGTTCTCCTCCTGAATGAAAATTTGTGATGAGAATGAAAATGAGAGATAAACACCGCCagtatttccaaataaatttctaGTAACAAATGCAGAAGCACCCAGTTCTTCTTCTATCCCATCCATATCAAACGTTAATAGAAATGTAGAATAAAATTCACCATTAGGCTACCAAAACCTGCATTGATGACTGCAAACTGTTCCAAAGGAAGAAAACCACTATCTAAAATTCTGACAGCAACACGAAACAAAGTGATACTGAATGAAAACCCAGCCAAGGTCAAAGACAGcaccaaaaaaataacttaaaaattaaaattcaagtgtgaaaaaatggttgaaaaaagCCAAGAACACCATATTGAAGTCAAAAACCCTTCGAATTTCCATGCCCAATAGAAGGCTCGCTTTTGATTTAGAATCAACTTCAAAAATTCAAGCAGATGAAGCTAGTGTGCAAACTGAAAAATGCAAAGGTAAAGGAAGAATTTTTTGGGGACAGACGTTTGTTTGGTTTGTGGTGAGTTCGGGAAGGACGGTGAAATTTGGCATCGTTGTGTTGATTGTTCTATGTGTTTTCATGACCAGTGCAGAGGGTGAAACAGAGGGTGTGAACTGTAATTGCAGAAATGACAACACCACAATTTTTAGCTGTACGTTTAAATAAAGATACAAGTATTGTTgcattcaaattaatttaaaatgttttgcacgAGTATATAAATCTTAGTTTTGGTCAGGCGTTTCACAGTTGTcctttaataatatatttgttttacaaCGTTGCAAcaccttattaaaaaattataattcaacccaaaataagtttttattttgacagacattttttaaaataacctgAGATTTAATTACTCAAATTTATAcagcaaaatatatttgtttgtatattttatttatggtctTGAAAAAACCATGCcagattatttaagtttttatttccatagaagtaataaaaaataacttaaatttactatttttattgTCTGCCATATATTACTTCAATcgattaaaaaatttaagacatcGTTCAgtaaatgtttttcttttattcCTCCCAATTTTCTGCTGTGCGTCTTAAATCCGAACAAATGTGTCATTTTAACCAAAGCTTAGAATAAATGACGCGATGTAATGGATACAGTTTTTGGACATCCAATAGTACTTATGGTGACATACATACAAGTTTTA of the Bacillus rossius redtenbacheri isolate Brsri chromosome 10, Brsri_v3, whole genome shotgun sequence genome contains:
- the LOC134535847 gene encoding 26S proteasome non-ATPase regulatory subunit 10-like isoform X2, producing MGTLNTTEEMAENCTQPHLQDIREMLLEFNRTGDRERLCRAMNVRLEYGSAALKQKDISLCSDLAQLFRVGCLDHAELASLLLCAGLPVNSPDHDGGTLLHGAAACGRLAMARWLVARGAHVDAVGLYEWTPLMYAAENGHLEMVRYLVQVGANTTIRDEDGYNALYYARAPEVERYLEQLPQ
- the LOC134535847 gene encoding palmitoyltransferase ZDHHC13-like isoform X1 yields the protein MTQCASAVLPAQRLGCEAVCLARNRALTMATSCSLSLTMLLMILVAVRSCGAQMGTLNTTEEMAENCTQPHLQDIREMLLEFNRTGDRERLCRAMNVRLEYGSAALKQKDISLCSDLAQLFRVGCLDHAELASLLLCAGLPVNSPDHDGGTLLHGAAACGRLAMARWLVARGAHVDAVGLYEWTPLMYAAENGHLEMVRYLVQVGANTTIRDEDGYNALYYARAPEVERYLEQLPQ